A portion of the Paenibacillus marchantiae genome contains these proteins:
- a CDS encoding MerR family transcriptional regulator, which yields MNKYITISELSKLMHVSIHQIRYFEEKEILFPAYVDTNHYRMYGMDEIYQLSHILLLRKLNVPVQQIKECMLSYSADDYNRLLTDSLRAVQSQIDSLMHMEQFIQGILQEQQEWISQSQQDQCIPIYEIKEIPVRHFTTWITIQPNESLHARALYQHRTDQPALFEIDLHYLYTLDQVAVCVPFSNATSDSFVEKGLYLTRSFTVTSEENITQEIHHLKEYAFQATYVLVDPIILIEKSYLSMLGTDQLHYEIQARIEVTPPKVKERNPL from the coding sequence ATGAACAAATACATTACGATTAGCGAACTATCCAAATTAATGCATGTTTCAATCCATCAAATTCGATACTTTGAGGAAAAAGAAATACTTTTCCCGGCATATGTGGATACCAACCACTACCGTATGTATGGAATGGATGAGATCTACCAGCTTTCTCACATTCTTCTATTGCGCAAGTTGAATGTCCCTGTTCAGCAAATCAAAGAGTGCATGCTCTCCTATTCCGCAGATGACTATAACCGATTATTAACCGATTCACTTCGAGCTGTACAATCACAGATTGATTCGTTAATGCATATGGAACAATTCATTCAAGGCATATTGCAGGAACAGCAGGAATGGATCAGCCAATCCCAGCAGGATCAGTGTATACCCATATATGAGATAAAGGAAATTCCTGTTCGGCATTTCACCACTTGGATCACCATCCAACCAAACGAATCTCTGCATGCCCGTGCACTTTATCAGCATCGTACGGATCAACCTGCATTGTTTGAAATTGATTTACACTACTTGTATACCTTAGACCAGGTTGCAGTCTGTGTTCCGTTTTCTAATGCTACCAGCGATTCTTTTGTTGAAAAAGGGTTATATCTAACCAGATCATTCACAGTGACATCCGAAGAAAATATTACCCAGGAAATTCATCACCTTAAGGAATATGCATTTCAAGCCACTTACGTGCTGGTAGACCCTATAATCTTGATTGAAAAGTCCTATCTCTCCATGTTAGGAACTGATCAATTACACTATGAGATTCAGGCCAGAATTGAGGTCACTCCTCCTAAAGTGAAAGAAAGGAACCCATTATGA
- a CDS encoding GNAT family N-acetyltransferase, producing MNLTTPIQIVDYDDQNQHQLAVRKLIVHSFATKFEALVRLAPTEIVDLLGAIWIDQGNSPSDRQFIAMDGNQVVGVLCLKWCLKNPLQIKKEIHHIPLRKLCKQYGLRNVCMFMVGMIALEYKPSPHECYIEHLAVASSHRKRGIARQLLITAQQFANQHLHCKYISLHVSSSNTQAIRLYQQLNFRVESSHNSISRKFLFREPEWIFMMIPISNIQEAFQCLNNSPLD from the coding sequence ATGAACCTCACGACTCCAATTCAAATTGTGGACTATGATGATCAAAATCAACATCAACTGGCTGTCCGAAAATTAATAGTCCATTCTTTTGCAACCAAGTTTGAGGCTCTTGTTCGGCTCGCCCCAACGGAAATAGTTGACTTGCTTGGCGCTATATGGATTGATCAGGGAAACTCACCCTCCGATAGGCAGTTCATTGCAATGGATGGAAACCAGGTTGTCGGGGTTCTATGCCTGAAATGGTGCCTCAAAAACCCCCTACAGATAAAAAAGGAGATCCATCACATTCCACTCCGTAAGCTTTGCAAGCAATACGGACTACGCAATGTCTGCATGTTTATGGTCGGAATGATTGCCCTGGAATATAAGCCAAGTCCACACGAATGTTATATTGAGCATTTGGCTGTAGCTTCAAGTCACCGAAAGCGTGGGATTGCCAGACAGTTGCTGATTACTGCTCAGCAGTTTGCAAACCAACATCTCCATTGTAAATATATATCTTTGCACGTATCCAGCAGCAACACACAAGCCATTCGTCTTTACCAACAATTGAACTTCAGAGTGGAATCATCACACAACAGCATTTCCCGAAAATTCCTGTTCCGTGAACCTGAATGGATTTTCATGATGATCCCTATCTCTAACATACAGGAGGCATTTCAGTGTTTAAACAACAGCCCCCTAGACTAA
- a CDS encoding DUF6386 family protein, with the protein MNGKFQFFTDTAALCLYDLGALKHRVGDTPDWWSIAEDELTEVNAGNCLFLNLGEDGQYEVTWSLDDAGKELEIAQVYHLRVPSGNVYLGAAEDVTGGELEPDESCGGVLLQMEPGNYACIILRESNQIWITIKPSLQSENSLNDLIRI; encoded by the coding sequence ATGAACGGGAAGTTTCAGTTCTTCACGGATACGGCAGCATTGTGCCTGTACGATCTGGGGGCGCTAAAACATCGTGTTGGAGACACACCGGACTGGTGGTCTATTGCAGAGGATGAACTGACAGAGGTAAATGCAGGCAACTGTTTGTTTCTGAATCTGGGTGAAGATGGACAGTATGAGGTGACATGGAGTCTGGATGATGCGGGGAAGGAACTGGAGATTGCACAGGTATACCATCTACGTGTCCCTTCCGGTAACGTGTATCTGGGGGCGGCGGAGGATGTCACTGGGGGCGAGCTAGAACCCGATGAGTCTTGCGGTGGTGTGTTGCTCCAGATGGAGCCCGGAAATTATGCGTGCATAATATTGAGGGAAAGCAATCAAATATGGATTACCATCAAACCCAGTCTGCAAAGCGAAAATAGTTTGAATGACTTGATTCGAATCTGA